The Metabacillus sediminilitoris genome window below encodes:
- a CDS encoding class I SAM-dependent methyltransferase, producing MKEKVIATFNQLASVYEHTVDTMSLYNSEYERPSMLKELPQDFTNKHVLDAGCAAGWYTLQLVNRGANVVATDISPEMVHSTIRRVGDMAKVLCLDLEKNLPFEDHSFDFILSSLTLHYIKDWSHIFSEFKRILKPGGVLLFSIHHPFSDLKLLQDPHYFSTELILDKWTKEGKLFEVPFYRRPLSDIVNKTLHYFSIEEIIEPQPTKTFKRHEPEKYERLMKSPQFLIIKARVT from the coding sequence ATGAAAGAAAAAGTAATAGCAACCTTTAATCAACTCGCAAGTGTATATGAACATACTGTAGACACAATGAGTTTATATAATAGTGAATATGAAAGGCCATCAATGTTAAAAGAACTTCCACAGGACTTTACAAATAAACATGTTCTTGATGCTGGTTGTGCTGCTGGATGGTATACTCTCCAGTTGGTAAACAGAGGAGCGAATGTTGTGGCAACTGATATCAGTCCTGAAATGGTTCATTCTACAATAAGGCGTGTTGGAGATATGGCAAAGGTTTTATGTTTGGATTTGGAAAAGAATTTACCCTTTGAAGATCATTCATTCGATTTCATATTAAGCTCACTAACTCTTCATTATATAAAGGATTGGAGTCATATCTTCAGTGAATTTAAAAGAATATTAAAACCAGGGGGTGTCTTATTATTTTCAATACATCATCCTTTTTCAGATCTTAAATTACTCCAAGATCCTCATTATTTTTCAACTGAATTGATACTTGATAAATGGACGAAAGAAGGGAAATTATTTGAAGTTCCATTTTATCGAAGACCACTTAGCGACATTGTGAACAAAACACTACACTATTTTTCCATTGAAGAGATAATTGAACCACAACCAACAAAAACGTTTAAACGGCACGAACCGGAAAAATATGAAAGGCTTATGAAAAGTCCTCAGTTTCTTATTATAAAAGCACGTGTAACATGA
- the aroE gene encoding shikimate dehydrogenase codes for MSELFGIIGNPIEHSLSPLIQNKAYQSHHIDAHFQAFHVEYQDLETAIKGMKTLGIKGFIVTVPFKAKVIPYLDEIDQTAQKTKAVNIVHMIDGKYVGYNFDGKAHLEALLEDMGIQSLSNQHILIIGAGGAAQSIYYTLSQFKDIKIDIANRTKEKAKILKDIGVNVKNTNVISLAEAENKHIQYDIIIQTTSIGMWPETDKSPINISHLKPGTFVSDIIYNPSETKILKQAHENGARTQNGKKMLALQNALAIEMWTGKKVDYNVMLQTLNEALS; via the coding sequence ATGAGCGAGTTATTTGGAATAATCGGAAACCCAATCGAGCATTCTTTATCACCTTTGATACAAAATAAAGCCTATCAATCCCATCATATTGATGCTCATTTTCAAGCTTTCCACGTAGAGTATCAAGACTTAGAGACAGCTATTAAAGGAATGAAAACTCTTGGTATAAAGGGATTTATCGTAACAGTTCCTTTTAAAGCAAAAGTGATCCCTTATTTAGATGAAATCGACCAAACTGCTCAAAAAACGAAGGCTGTTAATATTGTTCATATGATAGATGGAAAGTATGTAGGTTACAATTTTGATGGAAAAGCCCATCTAGAAGCATTATTAGAGGATATGGGGATACAAAGTTTATCAAATCAACATATCCTTATTATTGGTGCTGGAGGCGCAGCCCAATCTATTTACTATACGTTGTCACAATTTAAAGATATAAAGATTGATATTGCTAATAGAACGAAAGAAAAAGCTAAAATATTAAAAGATATAGGTGTAAATGTAAAAAACACAAACGTAATATCCCTTGCTGAGGCAGAAAATAAGCATATTCAGTACGATATTATTATCCAAACGACATCTATTGGGATGTGGCCTGAAACGGACAAATCACCGATTAACATAAGCCATTTGAAACCAGGTACTTTCGTTTCGGATATTATATATAATCCTTCAGAAACGAAAATCCTAAAGCAAGCTCATGAAAACGGGGCACGGACTCAAAATGGTAAAAAGATGCTAGCCTTGCAAAATGCACTTGCGATTGAAATGTGGACAGGAAAAAAGGTAGATTATAATGTGATGTTACAAACTCTTAATGAAGCATTGAGTTGA